The uncultured Fretibacterium sp. DNA window GGGAGAAACGCACGCGCCCTCATGGCCAGCTGTTCGCGCTGCTGCTCGACGGCGAAGCACATCCCGAGGCTGAACTCCGCGTTGTTCTCGAAGAGCGAGTTGGAGAAGGCCGGCCCGTGTCCCCGGCTGTTGGTGGTGTAGGGGACGCAGGGGGAGGCCGCGCCCCAGGCCTGGGTGCATCCCGTGGCGTTGGCCAGATACATGCGGTCGCCGAAGAGCTGCGTCATCAGCTTCATGTAGGGCGTCTCGCCGCACCCGGCGCAAGCGCCGGAGAACTCCAGCAGCGGCTGCTCGAACTGGCTCCCCTTCACCGAGAACTTGTCCATCGGGTTCGGCTTCTCGGAGACGGTCAGGGAGTAGTTCCAGTTTTCCATCTCGGGGAGTTGGCTGTCCAGAGGCTTCATGACCAGGGCCTTGTTCTTGGCGGGGCAGGTCTCGGCACAGCTTCCGCAGCCGACGCAGTCCAGGGGATCCACCTGGATGCGGAATCCGTAGCCCTCCAGTCCCTTGCCCCGCCCCGGAAGCGTGATGTAGTCCTTCGGAGCCGCGGCCTTCTCCCCCTCGTCCAGGAGGAAGGGGCGGATGGAGGCGTGGGGGCAGACGAAGGCGCACTGATTGCACTGGATGCAGTTCTCGGGGATCCACTGGGGGACGTTGATCGCCGTCCCGCGCTTCTCGTATTTTGAGGTCCCCAGAGGGACGGTGCCGTTGGCGTCGTCCACAAACGTGCTCACGGGCAGGTCGTCCCCCTTGAGGGCGTTCACGGGGATAAGGACCTCCCGGATGTAGCGCGGCAGGTCCGCGCTGGGACGCTGAGCGGGTTCGGGTTCCAGAGTCGCCCAGGAGGCGGGGACCTCGACCTGCACCAGGCCCTCGATGCCTCGGTCCACGGCGTCGTAGTTCATGTTCAGGACCTTGTCGCCCTTGCTGCCGTAGGTTTTTTTGATGGCGTCCTTCATGTAGCGTACGGCGTCCTCTATGGGGAGGATCTCGGAGATCTTGAAGAAGGCCGACTGGAGCAGGGTGTTGATGCGCCCGCCCAGCCCCATCTTCTGGGCGATGCCCGTCGCGTCGAGGGTGTAGAAGCGGATCTTCTTATCGGCGATCTGTCGCTTCACCGAGGCCGGCAGGTTCTCCTCGAGCCCCTGGAGGTCCCAGGCACAGTTCAGAAGGAAGGCGCCGCCGGGCTTGACGTCGGACACGATGTCGTACCGCCTGATGTAGGAGGGGTTGTGGCAGGCCACGAAGTTCGCGGAGCTGACGAGGTAGGTCGAGTGGATGGGGTTCCTGCCGAAGCGCAGGTGCGATTTCGTCACGCCGCCGGACTTTTTCGTGTCGTACTCGAAGTAGGCCTGGACATAGAAGTCCGTGTTATCCCCGATGATCTTGATGGAGTTCTTATTCGCCCCGACCGTACCGTCGGAGCCCAGCCCCCAGAACTTGCAGTTGACCGTCCCGGGGTCCCCCGTATCCACGAGCGGCCCGACCGGCAGGGAGAGGTGAGTGACGTCGTCGTTGATACCCACCGTAAAATGGTTTCTGGGCTCGGGCTGGCTCATGTTGTCGAACACCGCCAGCATCTGGGCGGGCGTGACGTCCTTGGACGAGAGCCCATAGCGCCCGGCGTAGACGGCCGGGTGTTCGGCACGGCCGATCATTGCGGTCGCCACGTCCTTGAACAGCGGCTCCCCGGACGCCCCCGGCTCCTTCGTCCGGTCCAGAACGGTGACCCGTTTCGTGGTCCCCGGCAGAGCCGCGAGCAGGCGCTCCTCGGAGAAGGGACGGTAGAGGTGGACCTGCAGAAAGCCCACCTTCTCCCCCTTGGCGTTGAGGTGTTCCACAACCTCCCGAAGGACGCCGCTGACCGACCCCATGGCCACGACGACGCGCTCGGCGTCGGGGACGCCCCAGTAGTTGAAAAGCCCGTAGTGCCGGCCTGTCAGGCGACTGATCTCCTTCAGGTAGCCCTCGACGATCTCGGGCAGATTGTCGTACCAGGGGTTGCAGGCCTCCCGGGCCTGGAAGAAGATGTCCGGGTTCTGCACCGTGCTGCGCTGGACCGGATACTCGGAGTTCAGCGCCGTCTTGCGGAACGCGTCCACGGCGCCCCAGTCCAGCAGCTTACCGAATTCCTCGTAGTCGAGCACCTCGATCTTCTGGATCTCGTGAGAGGTTCGGAACCCGTCGAAGTAATGCAGGAAAGGGACCCGCCCCTTGATGGCCGACAGATGCGCCACCCCCGCCAGGTCCGCCACCTCCTGGACGCTGCCCGAGGAGAGCAGCGCAAACCCGGTCTGACGGCACGCCATGACGTCGGACTGGTCCCCAAAGATGGAGAAGGCGTGGGTTCCCACCGTCCGCGAGCTGACGTGGAGCACCCCGGGGTGCAGCTGCCCGGCGATGCGGTACATCGGGGGGATCATCAGCATCAGTCCCTGTGCCGCCGTGTAGGACGTCGCCAGAGCCCCCGCCTCGAGCGCGCCATGCATGGCCCCGGCCGCACCGTGTTCCGCCTGCATCTCGACCAGCCTCACCCTCTGTCCGAACAGGTTGAGATGCCCCTCCGCCGACCAGCGGTCAACGTGCTCCGCCATCGGGGAGGAAGGGGTGATCGGATAGATCGTCGCAACCTCCGTAAACGCGTAGGATACCCACGCCGCCGCCTCGTTTCCGTCCATCGTCTTCCTCGTCTTCTTGACCTCCAAAAGAATCCCCCTCCTTCAAATGTGCTCTTTTTCAGTACGTCTTTGTGAAAATTCAGTGG harbors:
- the nifJ gene encoding pyruvate:ferredoxin (flavodoxin) oxidoreductase; the protein is MEVKKTRKTMDGNEAAAWVSYAFTEVATIYPITPSSPMAEHVDRWSAEGHLNLFGQRVRLVEMQAEHGAAGAMHGALEAGALATSYTAAQGLMLMIPPMYRIAGQLHPGVLHVSSRTVGTHAFSIFGDQSDVMACRQTGFALLSSGSVQEVADLAGVAHLSAIKGRVPFLHYFDGFRTSHEIQKIEVLDYEEFGKLLDWGAVDAFRKTALNSEYPVQRSTVQNPDIFFQAREACNPWYDNLPEIVEGYLKEISRLTGRHYGLFNYWGVPDAERVVVAMGSVSGVLREVVEHLNAKGEKVGFLQVHLYRPFSEERLLAALPGTTKRVTVLDRTKEPGASGEPLFKDVATAMIGRAEHPAVYAGRYGLSSKDVTPAQMLAVFDNMSQPEPRNHFTVGINDDVTHLSLPVGPLVDTGDPGTVNCKFWGLGSDGTVGANKNSIKIIGDNTDFYVQAYFEYDTKKSGGVTKSHLRFGRNPIHSTYLVSSANFVACHNPSYIRRYDIVSDVKPGGAFLLNCAWDLQGLEENLPASVKRQIADKKIRFYTLDATGIAQKMGLGGRINTLLQSAFFKISEILPIEDAVRYMKDAIKKTYGSKGDKVLNMNYDAVDRGIEGLVQVEVPASWATLEPEPAQRPSADLPRYIREVLIPVNALKGDDLPVSTFVDDANGTVPLGTSKYEKRGTAINVPQWIPENCIQCNQCAFVCPHASIRPFLLDEGEKAAAPKDYITLPGRGKGLEGYGFRIQVDPLDCVGCGSCAETCPAKNKALVMKPLDSQLPEMENWNYSLTVSEKPNPMDKFSVKGSQFEQPLLEFSGACAGCGETPYMKLMTQLFGDRMYLANATGCTQAWGAASPCVPYTTNSRGHGPAFSNSLFENNAEFSLGMCFAVEQQREQLAMRARAFLPRCSDEPLKNALTAWLDGFNRTEGTRERADEAIAALARVAPGSSDEDCRYLWQNREHFVKKSMWMYGGDGWAYDIGYGGLDHVLALGPDVNILVVDTEVYSNTGGQSSKATPVGAVAQFAASGKKVRKKDLGTMVMNYGNVYVAQVAMGADPNHLVKVLKEAESYKGPSLIIAYAPCINHGIVKGMGFSQKESKLAVEAGYWHLYRYDPRRVKEGLNPFVLDSKAPTRPLREFLMGEVRYSALERTFPEEAKVLIAMAEEDAKEKYERYRQMAAMKEIGLIAAAS